From Xenopus laevis strain J_2021 chromosome 7L, Xenopus_laevis_v10.1, whole genome shotgun sequence, one genomic window encodes:
- the LOC121395414 gene encoding collagen alpha-1(XIII) chain-like isoform X1 — protein sequence MTILSNEFLDNRWYEKKMAYSLNKVIFTVILVLELLWQAQSEQLATCSVIQGPPGRDGKDGESGMKGDLGPAGEIGPPGLKGPAGPPGKAGPPGQKGNQGERGNDGVSGQQGPKGEKGSLGTPSTPGNPGPKGATGSTGPPGIPGPMGTTGAQGAKGDRGLQGPKGEPGLRGATGYPGLPGISGPVGISGKPGERGIAGTPGIIGPKGDKGDPDNSLAKRIELLEEKLRTILFNLEVMEKRYGFEPWFPLRN from the exons ATGACAATTCTTTCGAatgaatttctggataacag GTGGTATGAAAAGAAGATGGCATATTCACTGAATAAGGTCATTTTTACAGTTATTCTTGTTTTGGAGCTGTTATGGCAGGCCCAATCTGAGCAACTTGCTACATGTTCAGTTATACAGGGGCCACCTGGAAGAGATGGGAAAGATGGTGAAAGTGGAATGAAAGGGGATCTAG GCCCAGCAGGAGAAATTGGACCACCGGGTTTGAAGGGACCTGCAGGACCACCTGGAAAAGCAGGGCCTCCAGGTCAAAAAGGAAATCAAGGGGAGAGAGGAAATGATGGTGTATCAG GTCAGCAAGGACCAAAAGGAGAAAAGGGCTCACTTGGTACTCCTAGCACTCCTGGAAACCCAGGTCCTAAGGGAGCTACTGGATCAACAGGACCTCCTGGAATCCCAGGTCCCATGGGAACTACTGGTGCTCAAGGTGCCAAAGGAGATCGAG GTCTACAGGGACCAAAGGGAGAGCCTGGGTTACGTGGTGCTACAGGATATCCAGGACTCCCTGGGATAAGTGGTCCAGTAGGAATATCTGGTAAACCTGGTGAAAGAGGTATAGCGGGGACACCTGGAATTATAGGTCCTAAGGGGGACAAGGGAGACCCAG ATAACAGCCTGGCCAAAAGAATTGAATTATTAGAAGAGAAATTAAGAACAATACTGTTCAATCTTGAGGTTATGGAAAAGA gatatgGCTTTGAACCTTGGTTCCCACtaagaaattaa
- the LOC121395414 gene encoding collagen alpha-1(XIII) chain-like isoform X2 yields MAYSLNKVIFTVILVLELLWQAQSEQLATCSVIQGPPGRDGKDGESGMKGDLGPAGEIGPPGLKGPAGPPGKAGPPGQKGNQGERGNDGVSGQQGPKGEKGSLGTPSTPGNPGPKGATGSTGPPGIPGPMGTTGAQGAKGDRGLQGPKGEPGLRGATGYPGLPGISGPVGISGKPGERGIAGTPGIIGPKGDKGDPDNSLAKRIELLEEKLRTILFNLEVMEKRYGFEPWFPLRN; encoded by the exons ATGGCATATTCACTGAATAAGGTCATTTTTACAGTTATTCTTGTTTTGGAGCTGTTATGGCAGGCCCAATCTGAGCAACTTGCTACATGTTCAGTTATACAGGGGCCACCTGGAAGAGATGGGAAAGATGGTGAAAGTGGAATGAAAGGGGATCTAG GCCCAGCAGGAGAAATTGGACCACCGGGTTTGAAGGGACCTGCAGGACCACCTGGAAAAGCAGGGCCTCCAGGTCAAAAAGGAAATCAAGGGGAGAGAGGAAATGATGGTGTATCAG GTCAGCAAGGACCAAAAGGAGAAAAGGGCTCACTTGGTACTCCTAGCACTCCTGGAAACCCAGGTCCTAAGGGAGCTACTGGATCAACAGGACCTCCTGGAATCCCAGGTCCCATGGGAACTACTGGTGCTCAAGGTGCCAAAGGAGATCGAG GTCTACAGGGACCAAAGGGAGAGCCTGGGTTACGTGGTGCTACAGGATATCCAGGACTCCCTGGGATAAGTGGTCCAGTAGGAATATCTGGTAAACCTGGTGAAAGAGGTATAGCGGGGACACCTGGAATTATAGGTCCTAAGGGGGACAAGGGAGACCCAG ATAACAGCCTGGCCAAAAGAATTGAATTATTAGAAGAGAAATTAAGAACAATACTGTTCAATCTTGAGGTTATGGAAAAGA gatatgGCTTTGAACCTTGGTTCCCACtaagaaattaa